A genomic window from Anguilla rostrata isolate EN2019 chromosome 14, ASM1855537v3, whole genome shotgun sequence includes:
- the LOC135239998 gene encoding tigger transposable element-derived protein 4-like, producing the protein MCCSIYVSKIYTVESTYLHNGLSHNSGICIELPNTKPFPIHSIIKRLHICINHYPIFWIVASNYIQLHCIMVLKYTLKIIRCGINKLTIAPIKTQTAKIYEGRWSVTYSRWHSLSTLSFLLSSCTSIQHPLLDMSFVRPQRKRNDLTLADKVKVIQMLNGVFKISQTEVAKKFRCSQSQVCRANKNKAAILQQWEANANPNRKRKREGKDVEVEDALLRWFVNARAKSVPLSGPTLMETAKALAESLGDPDFKPTEGWLSRWKERNNIVFRRVQKKDTDTQSDEDWVRDVLPTILQQYEPDCIYNCNETSLLYSAIPNRTLTLKTEKFTSGKNSMDRITILFACNMSGTDKLIPLVIGHSKNQRCFHGRKVPLPWYANKQAWMTAEIFAEWVKKTDYEMGWKHKKIILLLDNCTAHPSDIQLSNIRLVFLPANMTSFIQPIDQGIIRNFKALYRSQMLKRILQAVDNNADIDSAADLVKQITILDALYMVREAWKNVSQETIRNCFRKGGFSSAVSKDGASENVAETSAVVVPPEGIATDQFEWFVDIDAGLESTRDHADEKICQEVRAAEDDSSAMAELDDKDTDPVPCAAQLQAAFDVIRDWMQVHDFADYSSFMDIEGRVQSFCMHAKKQMAIADFKPVIKLED; encoded by the coding sequence ATGTGCTGTTCCATTTACGTaagtaaaatatatacagtagaaTCCACTTATTTGCATAATGGATTATCGCATAATTCGGGTATCTGCATAGAATTGCCAAATACCAAACcgtttcccattcattccattaTAAAGAGattacatatttgcataaaccattATCCCATATTTTGGATAGTTGCATCGAATTATATCCAATTACACTGCATAATGGTCTTGAAGTATACGTTAAAAATCATCAGATGTGGTATAAATAAACTGACAATTGCCCCTATAAAGACACAAACCGCTAAAATTTATGAGGGTAGGTGGAGTGTCACCTACAGTCGTTGGCACTCTCTGTCTACTCTCTCATTCCTTCTGAGTTCATGCACGAGTATACAACATCCGTTATTAGACATGTCATTTGTCAggccacagaggaagaggaacgaCTTGACCTTGGCTGACAAAGTCAAGGTCATACAGATGCTCAACGGTGTTTTTAAGATATCACAGACTGAAGTTGCGAAGAAGTTCAGGTGCTCCCAGTCGCAGGTGTGCAGAGCCAACAAGAACAAGGCGGCCATCCTCCAGCAATGGGAGGCGAATGCCAACCCGAACCGCAAGAGAAAGCGAGAGGGCAAGGATGTTGAAGTTGAGGACGCTCTTCTCCGATGGTTTGTGAATGCCAGAGCGAAGTCCGTGCCTTTGTCTGGTCCCACGCTGATGGAAACGGCCAAAGCCTTAGCGGAAAGCCTTGGCGACCCGGACTTCAAACCAACCGAAGGCTGGCTGAGCAggtggaaggagagaaacaacATTGTGTTCCGGagagtacaaaaaaaagacactgacACCCAGTCTGACGAGGACTGGGTAAGAGACGTGCTACCAACCATCCTGCAGCAGTACGAGCCTGACTGCATCTACAACTGCAATGAGACCAGCCTCTTGTACAGTGCAATACCAAACAGGACTTTAACACTGAAGACAGAGAAATTCACCAGTGGCAAGAACTCCATGGACAGGATAACCATCTTGTTCGCCTGCAATATGTCCGGGACTGACAAGTTGATACCCTTGGTTATCGGACATAGCAAAAACCAAAGGTGCTTCCACGGCCGCAAAGTCCCACTACCTTGGTACGCCAACAAGCAGGCCTGGATGACCGCAGAGATCTTTGCTGAGTGGGTTAAGAAGACTGACTATGAGATGGGGTGGAAGCACAAGAAGATCATCCTGCTGTTGGACAACTGTACGGCCCATCCCAGTGACATTCAGCTCTCAAATATTCGACTGGTGTTCCTCCCTGCTAACATGACTTCCTTCATCCAGCCAATTGACCAGGGCATTATTCGCAACTTCAAGGCACTGTATAGATCCCAAATGTTGAAGAGAATTCTCCAAGCAGTAGACAACAATGCAGACATTGACTCCGCAGCTGACCTGGTGAAGCAAATAACCATCCTGGATGCGCTGTACATGGTGAGAGAAGCATGGAAGAACGTATCACAGGAAACAATCCGGAACTGCTTTCGAAAGGGTGGCTTCAGTTCTGCGGTCAGCAAGGACGGCGCTAGTGAGAATGTAGCGGAAACTAGCGCTGTTGTTGTACCACCAGAGGGAATTGCTACTGACCAGTTTGAATGGTTTGTGGACATAGACGCTGGTCTGGAATCCACCAGAGATCACGCTGATGAAAAGATCTGCCAGGAAGTGAGAGCAGCAGAGGACGACAGTTCTGCCATGGCTGAGTTGGATGACAAGGACACTGACCCAGTGCCCTGTGCAGCACAGCTGCAGGCAGCTTTCGATGTCATTCGGGACTGGATGCAGGTCCACGACTTTGCTGACTACAGCAGCTTCATGGACATTGAAGGAAGGGTCCAGAGTTTTTGCATGCATGCTAAGAAGCAGATGGCCATCGCTGACTTCAAGCCCGTCATCAAGTTGGAAGATTAA